A single region of the Sphingobium sp. TKS genome encodes:
- a CDS encoding DUF4326 domain-containing protein — MCRVLNKRVVGLPRGAVYIGRGSKWGNPFVIGRDGDRATVIAKYERWLRTRHDLLRALDELRGRDLVCFCAPLACHGDVLRRLANATREERIAWWGAAA, encoded by the coding sequence ATGTGCAGGGTGCTCAACAAGCGCGTGGTCGGATTGCCGCGTGGCGCGGTCTATATCGGACGCGGCAGCAAATGGGGCAATCCGTTCGTCATCGGACGGGACGGGGATCGCGCGACTGTCATCGCGAAATATGAGCGTTGGCTGCGCACGCGGCACGATCTATTGCGCGCGCTGGACGAACTGCGCGGCAGGGATCTCGTGTGCTTCTGCGCGCCGCTGGCATGTCATGGCGATGTGCTGCGACGGCTTGCGAACGCCACGCGCGAAGAGCGTATCGCATGGTGGGGAGCGGCGGCATGA
- a CDS encoding SLOG family protein — translation MAQFKRSIRDFRDIAALIAEETGQANDNFATAFASDLDGVRFGRGDEEMTTDMPDAMQAQLAVELIIATIFDVLRDTRLERAAERIAWGVVHSFHRVSNEWSGIADKAVREVQDLLKSVDGSEIHSVELEAARDAVAFLDEATDALACMRDHAAATYRVEVGRPWSAPKATLVSSKRTHAVIQGTDYLAARRQRRIGQHHPEGPLVVFSGGKRWSNYRPIWKALDEMRAIRPRMVLLTTAQDAGADAIAEAWAARTKTPLVKLGLDVPRWGPKRAGFVRNDQIARLQPADAIVAEGTGVQAQLVRVLRSIGIAPTLLTLYGGPADWAC, via the coding sequence GTGGCTCAGTTCAAGCGCAGCATTCGGGACTTCAGGGACATCGCCGCTCTCATCGCCGAGGAGACAGGACAGGCGAACGACAACTTCGCGACAGCCTTCGCTTCCGACCTCGACGGGGTCCGCTTCGGCCGTGGCGACGAGGAAATGACCACCGACATGCCGGATGCGATGCAGGCCCAGCTCGCCGTCGAGTTGATCATCGCCACGATCTTCGATGTCCTTCGCGACACACGCCTCGAACGCGCAGCCGAACGCATCGCATGGGGCGTCGTTCACAGCTTCCACCGGGTATCGAACGAATGGTCCGGCATCGCCGACAAGGCCGTTCGAGAGGTGCAGGACCTGCTCAAGTCCGTCGACGGTTCGGAAATCCACAGCGTCGAACTCGAAGCCGCACGGGACGCTGTGGCGTTCCTCGACGAAGCGACCGACGCTCTCGCCTGCATGCGGGACCATGCCGCCGCAACATACCGTGTCGAGGTTGGCCGTCCGTGGTCAGCGCCGAAGGCGACGCTGGTGTCCTCAAAGCGCACCCACGCCGTCATTCAGGGCACCGATTACCTCGCAGCACGTCGCCAAAGGCGGATAGGGCAGCACCATCCCGAAGGCCCGCTGGTCGTCTTTTCCGGAGGCAAGCGGTGGAGCAACTATAGGCCGATCTGGAAGGCGCTGGACGAGATGAGGGCGATCCGGCCGAGGATGGTTCTGCTCACCACCGCGCAGGACGCAGGCGCGGACGCGATCGCCGAAGCGTGGGCCGCGCGGACCAAGACGCCGCTGGTCAAGCTTGGCCTCGATGTTCCGCGCTGGGGGCCGAAGCGGGCCGGGTTCGTCCGCAACGACCAGATCGCGCGGTTGCAGCCAGCGGACGCAATCGTCGCCGAGGGAACAGGCGTGCAGGCGCAACTGGTCCGGGTGCTGCGCTCCATAGGCATCGCGCCGACATTGCTTACACTCTACGGCGGTCCGGCGGATTGGGCCTGCTGA
- a CDS encoding DUF736 domain-containing protein: MNIGEIRNVNGRLMGSIATRTIDLPRIGLRMVESDNERAPVCEVVALNVARRWVQIGALWKAYSKRTGEEFLAGSIDDPSLPEPLPVALFPTENGGFMIAWRRETVRAEFGGGFGATPANSPLGGGFGSPQRSYDERAGGGFGESTAGDDGSLVGAGADLDDDIPFS; the protein is encoded by the coding sequence ATGAATATCGGTGAAATTCGGAACGTGAACGGTCGTCTGATGGGATCGATCGCCACTCGCACGATCGACCTCCCCCGCATTGGTCTGCGGATGGTCGAGAGCGACAACGAGCGCGCACCCGTATGCGAAGTCGTTGCCCTCAACGTGGCGCGCCGCTGGGTGCAGATCGGCGCCCTGTGGAAGGCCTATTCAAAGCGCACGGGCGAGGAGTTCCTCGCGGGCAGCATCGACGATCCGAGCCTGCCTGAACCGCTGCCGGTCGCCCTGTTCCCGACCGAGAATGGCGGCTTCATGATCGCATGGCGTCGCGAGACCGTCCGCGCCGAATTTGGCGGAGGCTTCGGCGCTACGCCCGCCAACAGCCCGCTCGGTGGCGGCTTCGGATCTCCGCAGCGCAGCTATGATGAGCGTGCTGGCGGCGGCTTCGGGGAGAGCACGGCCGGCGACGACGGCTCGCTGGTCGGCGCGGGTGCGGATCTCGACGACGACATCCCGTTCTCCTGA
- a CDS encoding IS1380-like element ISSp1 family transposase, producing the protein MNDDIASSFGFPAVGRKKITAAFDGGRLTSDGGVLLLAQAERAMGICQRLAACIADPRDPARVIHRLDDILRARVFAIACGYEDADDLDALRDDPGFRLALGKLPESGAGLASQPTMSRWENAPTTRELASMMAAMIDIYCASYPAPPTAVTLDIDDTCDVVHGYQQLSFWNGHHGERCFLPIHIYDTATGRPVAMLLRTGKTPSGKEAAGHIRRLVRHLRRNWPDTHITIRGDGHYGRPEVMAYCDAARVDYVFGLPTNSALRADPAIVAVADACAVKRAQRQCPVLRNYAETRYGAKTWKCQRRVVARIEASTLGMDIRYVVTSLATGSAEHIYDTLYCARGQAENLIKRHKSQLASDRTSCRSANANQMRLILHTAAYWLLWRIQQAMPRTAALASAEFTTLRLRLLKVAARVVESASRIRIAFASACPDADLFRALVLRLKPAPT; encoded by the coding sequence ATGAACGATGATATCGCAAGCTCATTTGGATTCCCAGCAGTCGGCCGCAAGAAAATCACAGCTGCGTTCGACGGTGGCCGGCTTACCTCGGATGGCGGTGTTCTACTGCTTGCACAGGCCGAGCGCGCGATGGGGATTTGCCAGCGCCTGGCGGCTTGTATTGCCGATCCGCGCGATCCAGCGCGGGTGATCCATCGCCTGGATGACATTCTGCGTGCCCGTGTGTTCGCGATTGCGTGCGGCTATGAGGATGCCGATGATCTCGATGCTCTGCGCGACGATCCAGGCTTCCGCCTGGCGCTCGGCAAGCTGCCGGAATCGGGCGCGGGGCTGGCCAGCCAACCGACGATGAGCCGGTGGGAAAATGCACCGACTACGCGCGAACTGGCCAGCATGATGGCCGCGATGATCGACATCTACTGCGCCAGCTATCCCGCCCCTCCGACAGCGGTCACGCTGGATATCGACGACACGTGCGACGTCGTGCATGGCTATCAACAGCTCTCGTTCTGGAACGGGCATCATGGGGAGCGCTGCTTCCTACCGATCCATATCTACGACACCGCGACCGGCAGGCCGGTGGCCATGCTGCTGCGCACAGGCAAGACGCCTTCTGGAAAGGAGGCGGCGGGGCACATCCGACGCCTGGTGCGTCACCTGCGCCGTAATTGGCCCGATACCCACATCACTATCCGCGGCGACGGGCACTATGGTCGACCCGAGGTCATGGCCTACTGCGATGCGGCCCGCGTCGATTACGTGTTCGGCCTGCCCACCAATTCAGCGCTGCGCGCCGATCCCGCCATTGTTGCGGTCGCCGATGCCTGCGCGGTCAAGCGCGCCCAGCGTCAGTGTCCCGTCCTGCGCAACTATGCCGAGACCCGCTATGGGGCAAAGACCTGGAAGTGCCAGCGTCGCGTCGTTGCACGGATCGAGGCCAGCACGCTGGGCATGGACATCCGCTATGTCGTCACCTCGTTGGCAACAGGATCGGCCGAGCACATCTACGACACGCTCTACTGCGCGCGTGGTCAGGCCGAGAACCTGATCAAGCGCCACAAGTCCCAGCTCGCCAGCGACCGAACCTCGTGCCGCTCGGCCAATGCCAATCAGATGCGCCTGATACTGCACACTGCCGCATACTGGCTGCTATGGCGCATCCAGCAGGCGATGCCCAGGACCGCTGCTCTGGCAAGCGCGGAGTTTACCACCTTGCGCCTGCGGCTGCTCAAGGTCGCTGCGCGCGTCGTAGAAAGTGCTAGCCGCATCCGCATTGCCTTCGCTTCCGCCTGTCCGGATGCCGACCTGTTCCGCGCCCTCGTTCTCCGGCTGAAGCCTGCGCCGACGTAG
- a CDS encoding DUF2493 domain-containing protein, whose translation MASKAQSRRVSSLADLKELYAEQIATPEFQASFGDPIPLSIVEPGEEPGEHDMPNPFAAQAECGGIIAAIFDLFAGTRLEALAPEIAWGFVNSFHFVATKLERREDSLASEIGDMVRRPDMSEVFSSQLEEKQLLCRSTTEQRDAIECMRDYAAEMYRAQSGWPWSPARGSRASSASTASVIAAQDFLRERALAEREKHVPQGPIVVFSGPAQWHDWEMLWRKLDEVHARVPHMTLVTTGQRKGADAIAAAWAARADARVPVVAYGLYGTGKKTAFTRNRKLAELKPVEAVLCEGSGLQANLYQTLRKAGVPIHAFRKVDQAPDTQLPLPRPAARGFGRRSQADQLSAAA comes from the coding sequence ATGGCCAGCAAGGCACAGTCGCGCCGCGTCAGCAGCTTGGCGGACCTCAAGGAACTTTACGCAGAACAGATCGCGACGCCCGAGTTTCAGGCGTCATTTGGTGATCCGATCCCGCTCTCGATCGTCGAGCCCGGTGAAGAGCCGGGCGAACATGATATGCCGAACCCCTTCGCGGCGCAGGCGGAATGCGGTGGCATCATCGCCGCCATCTTCGATCTGTTCGCCGGAACACGGCTCGAAGCGCTCGCCCCTGAGATCGCTTGGGGGTTCGTGAACAGCTTCCACTTCGTCGCGACGAAGCTGGAGCGCCGCGAGGACAGTCTCGCTTCGGAGATCGGCGACATGGTGCGCCGTCCCGACATGAGCGAGGTGTTCAGCAGCCAGCTCGAAGAAAAGCAGCTCCTGTGCCGATCGACCACCGAGCAACGCGACGCGATCGAATGCATGCGCGACTATGCCGCCGAAATGTATCGTGCGCAGTCCGGCTGGCCTTGGTCGCCGGCCCGCGGCTCACGCGCATCCTCTGCCTCGACGGCAAGCGTGATCGCGGCCCAGGACTTCCTGCGGGAACGTGCGCTCGCCGAACGCGAGAAGCATGTCCCGCAAGGGCCGATCGTCGTCTTCTCGGGGCCGGCGCAGTGGCACGACTGGGAGATGCTCTGGCGCAAGCTCGACGAGGTCCATGCGCGCGTTCCGCACATGACGCTGGTCACGACAGGCCAGCGCAAGGGAGCCGACGCGATCGCCGCTGCATGGGCTGCCCGCGCCGACGCCCGAGTGCCCGTGGTTGCCTATGGCCTCTACGGGACGGGCAAGAAGACCGCCTTCACACGTAACCGCAAGCTTGCCGAACTGAAACCGGTCGAGGCGGTCCTCTGCGAGGGCTCCGGACTTCAGGCCAACCTCTATCAAACACTGCGGAAGGCGGGCGTTCCCATCCATGCTTTCCGCAAGGTTGATCAGGCTCCGGACACGCAGCTGCCCCTGCCAAGGCCTGCCGCTCGGGGCTTCGGAAGACGTTCGCAGGCCGATCAACTCTCTGCGGCGGCCTAA
- a CDS encoding DUF5818 domain-containing protein, with the protein MVRLATSDDHTVHDGTRVIVEGRMSGPDLLKLVWIGSATV; encoded by the coding sequence ATAGTCCGCCTTGCGACCTCTGATGACCATACCGTCCACGATGGAACCCGCGTCATCGTCGAAGGCCGGATGTCCGGACCGGACCTCCTCAAGCTCGTCTGGATCGGGTCGGCAACCGTCTAG